A stretch of Vigna angularis cultivar LongXiaoDou No.4 chromosome 4, ASM1680809v1, whole genome shotgun sequence DNA encodes these proteins:
- the LOC108330855 gene encoding CDT1-like protein b, with amino-acid sequence MKKRNLQSSKVQSPNPVQFSSKTPEKLSQRNRTCGVALSVADIKEVGKGLQNRKRRCETTSSPPPSKSVRRQILQWSSPSKSKSTNDDPYKLPEKYEILDQFFDLLDTLISMFRLKGKTPSFMEISHRIESLTDRRFTHGHLAQLKFILPDAIVLKKFLVHDERTSCMKQDIHISLAPEAVESDVKMPPQRGRVSLKKLFHARLREFWESHPEGDEIPEGTLPEPFNRPKKVNILDTSETRLPTKLSLCMRYNDIVNNVESASIDENMSAPVETSIELPNERLAAASHIAPFFRARFSLKLQQNLADTVQQISQVYSVQPSPAEWASQAASSENYSTICASLKSSSAPAPTSTPSKTVDYTENEDASSLERIDAMSTPAKLVSTPIRLMSATPALRSPKRYLMSPDDHPTSSLNKLARRPTRSRSLRFDSPVKNEEVVNEDNAGGLPIDDVFDILPGKFVQSGIVRSPKG; translated from the exons ATGAAGAAACGCAATCTCCAAAGCTCCAAGGTCCAATCGCCAAACCCCGTTCAGTTCAGCTCCAAGACGCCGGAGAAACTGTCGCAACGGAACCGCACCTGCGGCGTCGCGCTCTCCGTCGCAGATATAAAAGAAGTAGGCAAGGGTTTGCAGAATCGGAAGCGACGTTGTGAAACGACGTCGTCACCGCCGCCAAGCAAGAGTGTGAGGAGGCAGATCTTACAGTGGTCTTCTCCGAGTAAATCCAAGAGTACTAACGATGATCCCTACAAGCTTCCCGAAAA ATACGAAATTTTGGATCAGTTCTTCGATCTCTTGGACACTTTAATTTCAATGTTTCGTCTGAAAGGGAAGACGCCGTCTTTTATGGAAATCAGTCACAGAATTGAATCTTTAACAGACAG gAGGTTTACTCACGGCCATCTAGCGCAGTTGAAATTTATATTGCCTGATGCTATTGTTCTGAAGAAGTTTCTAGTGCATGATGAACGGACCAGTTGTATGAAGCAGGATATTCACATTTCTTTAGCTCCTGAGGCGGTAGAGTCTGATGTGAAGATGCCTCCTCAACGTGGGAGAGTGTCATTGAAGAAGTTGTTTCACGCACGGCTTAGAGAATTTTGGGAATCTCATCCTGAG GGTGATGAAATTCCAGAAGGAACTTTACCGGAGCCATTCAATCGCCCAAAGAAAGTCAATATTTTAGACACGTCGGAAACTCGTCTCCCAACAAAATTATCACTCTGCATGCGCTATAATGACATTGTCAATAATGTAGAGTCTGCTAGCATAGATGAAAATATGTCTGCACCTGTAGAGACATCAATTGAATTGCCTAATGAGCGTCTGGCAGCAGCTTCTCACATTGCTCCATTCTTTAGAGCAAGATTTTCTTTGAAACTTCAACAAAATTTAGCAGATACTGTACAGCAAATTTCTCAAGTATATTCAGTACAACCCTCCCCAGCTGAGTGGGCTTCACAAGCAGCTAGCAGTGAAAATTATTCAACAATATGTGCCTCTCTGAAATCATCCAGTGCTCCAGCTCCCACTTCTACTCCAAGCAAAACCGTCGACTACACAGAAAACGAAGATGCTTCTTCTCTCGAGAGGATTGATGCCATGTCAACTCCCGCTAAACTTGTTTCTACTCCAATTAGGTTGATGAGTGCCACACCTGCCTTGCGTTCACCCAAAAGATATCTTATGAGTCCTGATGACCACCCAACCAGTTCTTTGAACAAGTTAGCTAGGCGGCCAACTCGCTCAAGATCATTGAGATTTGACAGCCCAGTGAAGAATGAGGAGGTTGTGAATGAAGACAATGCCGGTGGATTACCAATAGATGATGTTTTTGACATCCTCCCAGGAAAATTTGTCCAATCG GGAATCGTGAGATCACCCAAAGGATGA